The Helianthus annuus cultivar XRQ/B chromosome 11, HanXRQr2.0-SUNRISE, whole genome shotgun sequence region tcaacgacctcaacatcatataccagtcccagatttttgatgatgtagtggcgggtacaggtccagacacaagctttacggtttcaggggtggagtacaggcgaggttactacctagccgatgggatatacccaacgtactcgacaatTGTTAAAACTGTCCCGCACCCGACCGACGACAAACGGAAAAAATTTGCAAAGTTTCAGGAGGGCGCAAGAAAAAatattgaacgggcttttggtgttctacaaaaaaaatggcacatcatttctattccagcacgttcgcaaacaccaaggaggttacgacacattatgtacgcttgtatcatccttcataacatgatcattgaagacgaagggagagcgatatgcgattacgacgaaaacgcgtctactggaaattctgttccagttagtgaggaagaacaagatttgaacgccttcgctctacgtaacgagttcacacatcacaacctacaagcggacttggtggagcATATTTGGAACAACGCTGAAAACGAACCCGCCCACCACATGGAAGACGACGACTAGTAGCTTATTTTAGTATGTTAGGATATTTGtacgttttttttttaactttaggtttttaagtttatgttttttttagtttattttttttaagtttaatttttttttatgtttatgtaatgttttataatattaattaaaatattttattactttatttgttaaatgtttaaaaaaagatggagatttaaaaaaaaaaatataaaagtggtggaggatgatgactaggaccatcctcccatgccccctagttttggaggatgatccatccttgggaggactatggtgtggcgcctacgtggcggatcatcctccaaggatggtccatcaccataccatgtagtctGAGAAACCTTTATCACCTaaactcgaacttgagacctccACATATTGCAATTGATGAAGGGTGAAGAAGAGGAGTTTATAATTATGGAAGAAAGTGATTATGAAGAGGCCCATATATAAATTCATGCCATCTCAGTTATTCCCTCTTAATCATGAAAAATAACAGGACAAATGGGTACAAATATCCACATATTTTGATAGATTCTGGGTTAACCCATAACTTTATTTTTGAATAACTAGCAAGTCATGTGCAGAAGATAATGGGCGAAATAAAGGCTTTGTCTTTCCTTTGGATGAATTCGAGGTCAAAGAACTTAAAGATTGATTGGAAAACCTGGTGCGAGTTCAAAGTAGcctggtaaaaaaaaattgtgctGTAATTTTTGGTTCACTGTTGAACGAttttgttctttttcttttgtactgtttctttttctttgctGCTGTATTGTACTTGCCTGAAGCCTCTTGCTTGGGCTCTTTTTATAAAATCGCCTCTGTTTTCAAAAAAAGAATAACTAGCAAGTAGAGTATGACATGTAACATAAGGTATTTAATTTACATCAATTGTCGCATttattaatttgaaaaaaaaattattaggctacacggtatggtgatggtcctcccttggaggatggTCCGCCACGTAGGATGGGTATCAGGATGGGGCTAAGAGGATGAAGGTGTGGAAATGGGAGGATGGACCTAAAATGTGTAAgtatatattgtatgtataggGGTGCGTGAGAGGGAGAGGGAATAGTTTTTGTCTTCTTGTGAAATGGGAGGATCGTCCCCAACGTCGAGCAGAGGACGTCGAAGACGAGGACGGTGGGGGGCGGGATGGTGTGCTGGCGGCGCCGGTCCTCGACGGCATGGGGGACGTACCCCATACCGCCATACCCTTAGGTGTGCAATGACATGTGGGACAAAGAACTAAAAAAGTACGAAACACATTACATTTTCCATACAAAAAATAAGACAAGATTTACACACAAAATGCCACACTCTTCACAAAATGAACGATCAATCGATCATGATTTATCATGCTTTGGACTCTACGTCCAGTCAGTGAGCAAATGTGTAACAGAGTAACAAATATCGATTAAGGACGATATCAAAGAAGTATGAATGTAACATAGTGTAGAGGCTAATTAACGTAAAGTTCCTAAGAcatataattatatttttttttaggaAATGGACTCTATCACCCTAAACTATGCAAAATTGGCCAATACCACGCCCAACTTTCAAGTTGACTCCCACCACCTTCTACTCGACAACTTGGTGTCACTGTCATCCAttcgttaaaaaaacactaactgggttagttttTTAAGCCTATGTGGCATGCAGATGATGACTTGGAAGCATACGTGGCATGCAGATGATAACTCAATTAGGTTTTTAATCCTACGTGTCATGGGGATGATGAGGTGGACAACCTACGTGGACTCACCCCCTTAACATCTCTGTAATTCAACACAAACACATATTCCTTCACTTCGTCTTTTTCGATTCACAAACTGCAAATCTACTTCTTTTTCAACTGAATTCAGATCTGAAATGATGTTTGGTTCATGATGTTTCGAAAATGATTCAAAGTTTTGATTCTTTTTAGTACATCAAACAATCTATGAACAAACTGAAATCGAATCGAAATGTATCCGGTTatatcaaaacttgtttaaacataTCAACAAATAATCGAAATACTTCTGAACTGTCGGAAACAGATTATCAAAACAATGACACACGATTTTCTACAACTCTAGTTCAGATCTGATTTTTTTCGTCAAATGTTCTCTCAATCAAACAAGAATCATTTCAGATCTGAACTCAAACATGATGCTCAAATAATTTGTAATTCAATTCAAATCTATAGGTGTGATGAGTTATGAACAAAATACTCAGATTTCAATCAATTCAAATCTCCGATTGATCTGCAACAACCTCCGACGACCACTCCCACCTCGAGCCGCTGCAACAACCTCCAACCTTCACACTTGTAACCGTCACCATTGAAAATCCTCCATCCTTCACATCTAAATCCCAATTAAATGATTCTTCTCAATCCAAAAGAAGCCCCAAAAATTGAGTCAGATCTATATGATAAGACAGAAGGTTAAAAGCTCCAttcaacacaaaaaaaaaataccacAGCTGGGGACTGGTGGCGGTGGTGCCCTGTGGCAGCTGGAGTTGCAGGTGGAGGGATGTTGTCGTTGCCGTCTCCATCAAGGTAGAGAGAGAATGAGAGTTAGAGAGAGTAGGTTTTATAAAGGACTGTATTACCTCATCCACGGTGGCGTCAATGGATGGTGGAATCGCCGCCATTGATGAAGGATTGGAGGATTGGGGTTTAGCGGCGTAGAAGAGGATACAGAACTACAGAAAGTTTTGACTTTTGATCAAGTATAAATGAGTTGTAAGGGGTGAGTCCACGTAGGCATGCCAGGTCACAACTCTTTTGCCACGTAGGATTAAAAATCTAActtagttagtgtttttttaacgaaGGGGTAACAGTGACACCAAGTTGTCGAGTAGAGGGTGGTGGGATGTTTGACaacttttgaatggttaagtgctaaaccattaagtgctgaaccagcaAGAGGTCTGAACCCTTCAGAggaaatgtctgaccaattcagattagaggtcacTCTGTATAATACTTAATGATTCAGAGACAAAtttctgaaccattcagacatctgctcatgaaacaaacagtctgaaccattaaatgctAAACTAATAAGAGGTCAGAACCATTAAAAACctcattaaaaggtaaacaaacagcccctaaatctAGATGAATGTTAATCGTGATACCTAACTCTCAATTACTCTTGGTAGTTTGGTAAAACCCTTGGGCTTTACACTTACAAATTTATAAAGAGTAGCCCAACAACCAACCTGATTTGGGCCTCTGGACCCAATTAGGGTTTCGTTTTCTATCAGCTGATAAGATCAGTCATATAACTCTGCCGCTCTTCTTTCTCGAACTTCATCGGCGCTGCTGTTAGGGTTAGGGTTCGGGTTCTACCAAAGGTAAACAAACATCTTCATTCTTCTGTAATTTGCATCTATTTCGTCTCGTAATTACTCGATCTGATCTGCACGCTTCATTATATTTTAAGCACATGATGATAATTAGAAATATGTTCATGTTTTCGTGCCTGTTTAGACGTTTTTAGTTCCGTAAGTTAGCTCCATTTCTGTATTTGCATCGAATTACATCACTATATGTTTATGTTTCGttgttgaagatgaagctgaTCGTTATTTGCGTTGATTTCGTCTCGTAACTGTTTGATTGGATATACACGAATCATCTGTTTGCTGTATTTGGATTAAATGATGATAAATAGAAATGTTTTCATGTTTTCGTGATGTTTCGAAGTTTTGTGTGCGTTAATTTAGCCTCATGTCCGTATTTTGTATCGAATTAGATCACTGTATGTTTATGATTTGTTGTTGAAAAATGAAACTGATAGTTTATTCTCTAATTGTTGTCTGTGCATTACTGTCATTCTCATTGTTTTGTTATTTGCATctattttgtttattatttgcTTGAACGAATTTACACTCTTCATTATGTCGACGTGTTCTTGTTTTCGTGTGTCTGTTtagatgttttgttttcaataagTTAGCCCTATATCTGCATTTGCATTGAATTAGATCACTTTGTGTTTAACTTTTGCTGTAGAAGATGAAATTGATCGTTTGTTTTCTAATTGTTGTTTCAGGAAGGAACACGTAACAAAAAATGAGGTACGTGTATAGATTCAGCTATTGTAGTTTTGATTTCTGTAAACAGTTTTTTTCTAGAGTTGTCGATGTTCTATTAGATCTATTAATTTCTGATAATTGGTTTGCCTTCTATTTTTAAAAATTATCATGTTGGAATTTTTGTAACTTGTATGAGTTTTGAATTCAATTATTCCATCTTAACATTCAATATTTttctttgtgtatatatatagggttaggttcatttgtgagcAACCCCCTTGATCGTGAACTCTGTGAACCAAGCCTAGCCCTTGATTattaatacacaagtgtaaatcaatggccaggatttgacgatgaaaatacactagtgtattttacgatttgatgatgtaaatcaatggccaggattggttcactcagttcacaaatacactagtctCCACTCTAGAACCCCatcctatatatacacacacattccATCATATATGATTTGGTATTGTTTTCTGACATTTGAATGTTATATTTGACAGTAAGCTTCAGAGTGAAGCCCTTAGGGAAGCCATTACCCAAATCACCACAGATGCCAAAGAAAAGAAGCGTAACTTCACCGAGACTATCGAGCTTCAGATCGGTCTCAAGAACTACGACCCACAAAAGGACAAGCGTTTCAGCGGTACCGTAAAATTGCCTCACATTCCTCGCCCAAAGTTGAAGGTTTGCATGCTTGGAGACGCTCAGCATGTTGAAGAGGTAATTTCTGTTATTTCGTTATAAACCTTGGTTAAAACTTATGACATTCAAATGCCTAATCAGTTATGTTTTATGTTTGTTAATATTTACAGGCTCAAAAGATTGGTCTTGAATACATGGATGTTGAAGGACTCAAAAAGCTCAACAAGAATAAGAAGCTAGTGAAGAAGCTTGCCAAGAAACACCAGGCTTTTTTGGCTTCTGAATCCGTTATCAAGCAAATTCCTCGTTTGTTGGGCCCTGGTCTAAACAAGGCAGGTCTGTATCGGTTAAAACCAAAATTCGGTTAAATTGATTGAATTATGTCTTTTTTAACCTGTTTCATTTAATTATAGTTTTAATATTTCTGTTCATGCCACTGTTTCAGGAAAGTTCCCGACACTTGTTAGTCACCAAGAATCTCTTGAGGCTAAGGTGAATGAAACCAAGGCGACAGTTAAGTTTCAACTGAAAAAGGTGTTGTGCATGGGAGTTGCTGTCGGTAACTGCAGCATGGAGGAAAAACAGATTTTCCAAAACGTGCAGATGAGCGTTAATTTCCTTGTTTCATTGTTGAAGAAGAACTGGCAGAATGTGAGTTCTAAATCGATCAAATTTGTTTTTATTTCTAATTCTAATTTTTGAACAGCTATGTAAGTTGATATTTATTTATATGGGTTTCAGGTGAGATGTTTGTACTTGAAGACAACAATGGGAAAGCCGGTTCGCATCTTTTAAGTACCCTGTCTGTTTTTCTTTCAACGTTGTTGTGAGGTCGGTACTTGAATCCTTTCGTGTTAGCAGGCTGTTTCGGTTTTGATTATGGCTGTTCGTTATCGTTTTGAATTAGTAGATGCTATGAACATTCTTGTGTTTTGTTATTTATTAAAGATAATACATGCTTTAAAAGAGTTATTTGCAAACCAAAAGTTTCTTGTTTTGAAAGCCATACCAGAAGATTAAGAATGGCAGCTGTACTAGTTTACTAGTAAGATTATTCATATTGGTTTTAAAAtgtaggggatggttcaaatgaaaaccacttttattgtgaaaactcgaaaactaactaaaaaagcctaaaaaaacctaaaaaacatacaaattttttttttttttttttttacaatttttttagaaaaatcgctactttttatatatggaaaaaaattttcaaaaaaaaaaaaaaaaaaatttttcggttgtactgcacatgtgcactaatacggaaaacctaaaactaaaccctaaacataaacccgaaaaaaacctaaccccccccacccccacctcccaaaaacctaaacccccctcccccccacacccaaaaacctaatcctaaacctctaaaaaaactaaccctaaaagctaaactagaatcaaaaaactaattttaagcatgtaatgcacattgtagtacatgttatattgcacatgtgcactactataataatagtattgaaaacaagacgacaccataaatctttttttatgtcataaaaaatatgctcgaatatacttgaatgaaagataagaaaatttgtgatcttatggtgccatttttgtttgaaaatgataacgtatggagaaatgggaaatgtttgaaaagttatatattttttgttccaattttacccctccttcattaaaagtcttcccccctccttttagtgggttttagttagttttctagttttcacaataactagtggttttcatttgaaccttccccttaAAATGTATGATGttaaagataaaaagtataaCTAAAACACAAGAACCAGCAAGGTTTAGTTAGAAAATACAAGAACCAGTTGCCATTTGGTACAACTATGTGTATAGCATTGTCATGGCCTCTTCTCTGTGTCGGTCTTAAAGTTTATGTTGGTCTCAAGCCAGAGGCTCATAGCCGGTGGCTATTCTCCACTATTTCTCACATCTCTGAATCGTAGATGCTTTCAAAGTTTCTGTTGGTCTCAAGCCAGAAGCTCATGGCGGCTGCACTCTTCTTATCTGCATTTCCAAACCGTAGACGCTTGTTCTAACAGATTTCACCTATTGTCCCCTGCACGTCATCTATGCCCATTTTCCCTTCCTTTTTTCTCTTGCACGTTGACCCACTGATCTTCTTTACGTAGAGGCGTTGGAGATGTTCTTATCGATTATTGAATAGAGGGAGATTCATTTgggaagaaaatttaattgagaagaaaaagaataaagggtacaattgtaaaatattaagtaGTTTTCTTTCATTTCATTAATTACTATCTTTAACTAATTAATTGGTCATAAAAACTATCATTCTTTACACTATTTTTTTGCCTACACAAATAAAAACTTACCCTACACATTTTCGAAATTTATTCTACACATAtttaaatttatcttacacaactcgtaatttatcctacacacctagcAATTTGTCTTActctcaattttttttttaaattttttgaaaaaaatatattttgaaaataacttacaaatttaatgtagttagctattaaagaggttgattagaaattaatgatctatgtaagcttacaaatatacccttacattaaaattaaatgtaaacattaaatgaaataaaagaaAACAGGTCACTAATAAAAAAATTTCATAGAATAGTAATCAAGTTTTATAAGTGTTCTAATCAGGTCACTAataaaaaaatttgttttaattaagtcattaaagtttattttatgtTCTAATCTTATATAAATTACCTGAATAGCAGGTAAACTATCCTATGTgacatttatatatttatttaacttTTATAAACATGCtaaaataattaattaacaaaatagatcaaataaACAATTCAAAACATCACTGATCATCGATTGATGTTCCatattcaaataaaaaaaaatcctacATCATAAACCCTACCACTCATCCGGAGCGATTATTCTCAAAGTAGGTTTCTTACCATTGAAACCACACAAAAGAATGTAAACTAATGTCCTTATGAAAATATCATAGATTTTACTTTTCCTTTAGCAAAAAAAAAGTATTAATATATTATTTGCTGTCATCAATTTAGAACTTTGATTATGCTTCACCGGCATCTACGATGGAAAATTGCAGGGAAAAGGTTTTCATATGAGATTTTTGTTgtataattatttaatatataattaatttttaATCCACATTAGcgtatattaatattattaattattaattattaataaataaataatagagttaattgccaaaatcgtccttgaggtttgggcaggtttgccattttcgtccaaaatgatacttttgtaccaaattgccccaaACGTTTGtaattttttgccattttcatccaaaccacgaacttagtttattttttctgttaagttgaggatatttggatgaaactgacaaatataaaaccacagtgacgattttggcaatttactcaaaccctttttaatttcttttatttaattatttttgttgcataataaaaaagaatatacgtggagtttttagaaaaaaaaaattaatagttttgttgcataatttttataaattttcatccaaatcactaactcagtttattttttctgttaaggtaaaggatattttaaattttataaattaagacagaaattaatttacagcttctttatataaatcagttttataaagagaaaacatcattggtgtgcaacacaaaacaatcgattacaacttttagtatttaccagttgtagagatagaaaaaaattgtaaaaagttacatattttttaaatgtgttatGCACCTAtgaaatatgttggtagaaataaaatatttatttaattaagattatgagggtaactagCTAATACTTATTCTGAGTTGCTTGAGTAAAGAAAtttttggttcatagcattataattacactttggtgggtaattttaagatttggtaacgatacgttgtttttccttaggaacgaatttaaaagagtagaagatgaattacaaacttggtacatatgataagatttttttatttgacccttttcaataaggtcaccagcattttagttttataaaatttagaggttcaagtagattttatttttataagactgatctatataaaaaattagaaattagtTTATGTtttagtttataaacatccttcgtcttaatagaaaaattaacttagttagtggttggatgaaaatttataaaaattatgtgacaaagctattatttttttcatataaaaattgcatgtatattcctttttattatatatgtaacaaaattaattaaataagagatttaaaagagtttgagtaaattgccaaaatcgtccctgtggtttatatttgtcagtttcatctaaatatcctcaacttaacagaaaaaataaataagttagtggtttggatgaaaatgacaaaaagttacaaacgttgggggcaatttggtacaaaagtgtcattttggacgaaaatgacaaacctgcccaaacctcagggacgattttgacaattaactctaaataataatacacataaaaagttttttttgtagtttttaaatttttgttgTAATTACAAGGCATGTCAACatattaaaaaaaaggaaaacataAATAAATGTCATTTAGGATGAATGGCCTTCTATTTAGGTAAAATATCTAGGATTAA contains the following coding sequences:
- the LOC110891034 gene encoding 60S ribosomal protein L10a-1 yields the protein MSKLQSEALREAITQITTDAKEKKRNFTETIELQIGLKNYDPQKDKRFSGTVKLPHIPRPKLKVCMLGDAQHVEEAQKIGLEYMDVEGLKKLNKNKKLVKKLAKKHQAFLASESVIKQIPRLLGPGLNKAGKFPTLVSHQESLEAKVNETKATVKFQLKKVLCMGVAVGNCSMEEKQIFQNVQMSVNFLVSLLKKNWQNVRCLYLKTTMGKPVRIF